In Diorhabda carinulata isolate Delta chromosome 6, icDioCari1.1, whole genome shotgun sequence, a single genomic region encodes these proteins:
- the LOC130896047 gene encoding uncharacterized protein LOC130896047 isoform X3, with the protein MFKLLNLFIPIPIISISSQALKKLKTVCTQTKNVCALFTRNIESWKNIFMPRVQTYNTPTKGCGNFLDFFRMSTICNNIRANESSMEPQKIMIGKNLETGSCCLSSKGRLRPVIKILRNFDRSSSPLRSDVPTKRKLQQLDGDCFLSILEIPKPTKMRKYREYSTKSLFETSSEKSKNSISKVYSISQEKPRYFDWQKNSEGNYRNIPWKEKDYDLIGKCLQVYNHEKVPPNKMECHNKTKVTKKLSTEKLPQNTEILFPIKLNDIYGIHGSESKEEPNKLKKERIKGSTSKNKQDDPVKVNPKNSFSNTGCRLAYELALVKRNNELDGKYAAENDPSWTKQTVSAKLKQKNKEEYWNSVKKKWEGFPHNLLNNENTNNHDPPLINDNSVGNYRLSTKYPRIFKPLVINNVFDLFDLVKKEKSNPISTNHMNPIDGIQNKFINNALSSENVELKSVKSKMKDEEIKNYRYSCDYVKYNSDTTVIKRSSLKEYIKKQENSASKFFKSEPSKNISYKIFETEPKIHLYDTPRENPPPLRKTHVKLKNTEESYKYNDDFYKKSSITQSCPFFNRSNSPSSISDESEQGRHQDIDTLVRKSSLSQSASRLAYDAVISKIVEDSRVLDDSFKFNPSLTYDPKNL; encoded by the exons atgtttAAACTGTTGAACCTGTTTATTCCTATACCAATCATATCG ATTTCATCTCAAGCCCTTAAAAAGCTTAAAACAGTATGCACACAAACGAAAAATGTTTGTGCTCTATTCACAAGAAACATAGAGtcatggaaaaatatatttatgccCAGAGTTCAAACATACAATACTCCTACTAAGGGATGCGGaaatttcttagactttttcaGAATGTCAACTATCTGCAATAATATTAGGGCGAATGAAAGTTCTATGGAAcctcaaaaaattatgattggGAAGAATCTTGAAACAG GTAGCTGTTGTTTATCTAGCAAGGGAAGACTGAGACccgttataaaaatattgagaaatttcGATAGGTCATCATCTCCACTTCGATCAGATGTTCCAACAAAGAGAAAATTACAACAATTAGATGGAGAttgttttttatctatcttAGAAATACCAAAACCCacgaaaatgagaaaatatcg GGAATACTCtacaaaatcattatttgaaaCATCTAGTGAAAAAAGCAAGAACAGTATATCAAAAGTGTATTCTATCTCACAAGAAAAACCTAGATATTTTGATTGGCAAAAAAATAGCGAAGGAAATTACCGAAACATCCCTTGGAAGGAAAAAGATTACGATTTGATAGGTAAATGTCTTCAAGTTTATAACCATGAAAAAGTACCTCCAAATAAGATGGAATGTCACAATAAAACGAAAGTGACCAAGAAACTATCTACTGAAAAATTACCTCAGAATACAGAAATATTATTCCCAATAAAACTGAATGATATATATGGGATTCATGGCTCAGAATCCAAAGAAGaaccaaataaattgaaaaaagaaagaatcaAAGGAAGtacttcaaaaaataaacaag acGATCCTGTTAAAGTTAATCCAAAAAATAGTTTCTCAAATACTGGATGTCGGTTGGCATATGAGCTTGCACTTGTTAAACGTAACAACG AATTAGATGGAAAATACGCTGCTGAAAATGATCCATCATGGACTAAACAAACAGTGTCCGCTAAATTGAAGCAGAAAAACAAAGAAGAATATTGGAATTCTGTTAAGAAGAAATGGGAAGGTTTTCCTCATAATCTGTTGAATAACGAGAATACCAATAATCATGATCCTCCCTTGATAAATGATAACTCGGTTGGTAATTATAGACTAAGTACAAAATATCCACGAATTTTCAAGCCACTAGTCATCAATAACGTTTTCGATTTATTTGACCTAGTCAAAAAAG AGAAAAGCAATCCTATATCCACAAATCATATGAACCCAATTGACGgtatacaaaacaaatttattaataatgcGCTATCATCTGAAAACGTTGAACTAAAATCAGTAAAGTCGAAAAtgaaagatgaagaaattaaaaattatcggTATTCATGTGATTATGTTAAGTACAATTCTGACACCACGGTAATCAAAAG ATCTTCATTAAAAGAGTACatcaaaaaacaagaaaattcagcatctaaatttttcaaatcagaaccttcgaaaaatatttcttataaaatatttgaaactgaaccaaaaattcatttatatgatACTCCAAGAGAAAATCCCCCACCACTTCGGAAAACAcatgtgaaattaaaaaacactGAAGAAAGTTACAAGTACAatgatgatttttataaaaaatctagtATCACGCAGAGTTGTCCCTTTTTCAATAGAAGTAATTCACCATCATCGATATCTGATGAAAGTGAACAAG gACGTCATCAGGATATAGATACCTTAGTAAGAAAGTCAAGTTTATCGCAATCTGCAAGTAGATTAGCATATGATGCTGTTATATCCAAAATTGTGGAAG
- the LOC130896047 gene encoding uncharacterized protein LOC130896047 isoform X2, whose product MFKLLNLFIPIPIISISSQALKKLKTVCTQTKNVCALFTRNIESWKNIFMPRVQTYNTPTKGCGNFLDFFRMSTICNNIRANESSMEPQKIMIGKNLETGSCCLSSKGRLRPVIKILRNFDRSSSPLRSDVPTKRKLQQLDGDCFLSILEIPKPTKMRKYREYSTKSLFETSSEKSKNSISKVYSISQEKPRYFDWQKNSEGNYRNIPWKEKDYDLIGKCLQVYNHEKVPPNKMECHNKTKVTKKLSTEKLPQNTEILFPIKLNDIYGIHGSESKEEPNKLKKERIKGSTSKNKQDDPVKVNPKNSFSNTGCRLAYELALVKRNNELDGKYAAENDPSWTKQTVSAKLKQKNKEEYWNSVKKKWEGFPHNLLNNENTNNHDPPLINDNSVGNYRLSTKYPRIFKPLVINNVFDLFDLVKKEKSNPISTNHMNPIDGIQNKFINNALSSENVELKSVKSKMKDEEIKNYRYSCDYVKYNSDTTVIKRSSLKEYIKKQENSASKFFKSEPSKNISYKIFETEPKIHLYDTPRENPPPLRKTHVKLKNTEESYKYNDDFYKKSSITQSCPFFNRSNSPSSISDESEQGRHQDIDTLVRKSSLSQSASRLAYDAVISKIVEENRIKDMSKKLFKKSKNKKFLRLRSVDTNEPLWLRIAKKWNVVSDSRVLDDSFKFNPSLTYDPKNL is encoded by the exons atgtttAAACTGTTGAACCTGTTTATTCCTATACCAATCATATCG ATTTCATCTCAAGCCCTTAAAAAGCTTAAAACAGTATGCACACAAACGAAAAATGTTTGTGCTCTATTCACAAGAAACATAGAGtcatggaaaaatatatttatgccCAGAGTTCAAACATACAATACTCCTACTAAGGGATGCGGaaatttcttagactttttcaGAATGTCAACTATCTGCAATAATATTAGGGCGAATGAAAGTTCTATGGAAcctcaaaaaattatgattggGAAGAATCTTGAAACAG GTAGCTGTTGTTTATCTAGCAAGGGAAGACTGAGACccgttataaaaatattgagaaatttcGATAGGTCATCATCTCCACTTCGATCAGATGTTCCAACAAAGAGAAAATTACAACAATTAGATGGAGAttgttttttatctatcttAGAAATACCAAAACCCacgaaaatgagaaaatatcg GGAATACTCtacaaaatcattatttgaaaCATCTAGTGAAAAAAGCAAGAACAGTATATCAAAAGTGTATTCTATCTCACAAGAAAAACCTAGATATTTTGATTGGCAAAAAAATAGCGAAGGAAATTACCGAAACATCCCTTGGAAGGAAAAAGATTACGATTTGATAGGTAAATGTCTTCAAGTTTATAACCATGAAAAAGTACCTCCAAATAAGATGGAATGTCACAATAAAACGAAAGTGACCAAGAAACTATCTACTGAAAAATTACCTCAGAATACAGAAATATTATTCCCAATAAAACTGAATGATATATATGGGATTCATGGCTCAGAATCCAAAGAAGaaccaaataaattgaaaaaagaaagaatcaAAGGAAGtacttcaaaaaataaacaag acGATCCTGTTAAAGTTAATCCAAAAAATAGTTTCTCAAATACTGGATGTCGGTTGGCATATGAGCTTGCACTTGTTAAACGTAACAACG AATTAGATGGAAAATACGCTGCTGAAAATGATCCATCATGGACTAAACAAACAGTGTCCGCTAAATTGAAGCAGAAAAACAAAGAAGAATATTGGAATTCTGTTAAGAAGAAATGGGAAGGTTTTCCTCATAATCTGTTGAATAACGAGAATACCAATAATCATGATCCTCCCTTGATAAATGATAACTCGGTTGGTAATTATAGACTAAGTACAAAATATCCACGAATTTTCAAGCCACTAGTCATCAATAACGTTTTCGATTTATTTGACCTAGTCAAAAAAG AGAAAAGCAATCCTATATCCACAAATCATATGAACCCAATTGACGgtatacaaaacaaatttattaataatgcGCTATCATCTGAAAACGTTGAACTAAAATCAGTAAAGTCGAAAAtgaaagatgaagaaattaaaaattatcggTATTCATGTGATTATGTTAAGTACAATTCTGACACCACGGTAATCAAAAG ATCTTCATTAAAAGAGTACatcaaaaaacaagaaaattcagcatctaaatttttcaaatcagaaccttcgaaaaatatttcttataaaatatttgaaactgaaccaaaaattcatttatatgatACTCCAAGAGAAAATCCCCCACCACTTCGGAAAACAcatgtgaaattaaaaaacactGAAGAAAGTTACAAGTACAatgatgatttttataaaaaatctagtATCACGCAGAGTTGTCCCTTTTTCAATAGAAGTAATTCACCATCATCGATATCTGATGAAAGTGAACAAG gACGTCATCAGGATATAGATACCTTAGTAAGAAAGTCAAGTTTATCGCAATCTGCAAGTAGATTAGCATATGATGCTGTTATATCCAAAATTGTGGAAG
- the LOC130896047 gene encoding uncharacterized protein LOC130896047 isoform X1 has product MFKLLNLFIPIPIISISSQALKKLKTVCTQTKNVCALFTRNIESWKNIFMPRVQTYNTPTKGCGNFLDFFRMSTICNNIRANESSMEPQKIMIGKNLETGSCCLSSKGRLRPVIKILRNFDRSSSPLRSDVPTKRKLQQLDGDCFLSILEIPKPTKMRKYREYSTKSLFETSSEKSKNSISKVYSISQEKPRYFDWQKNSEGNYRNIPWKEKDYDLIGKCLQVYNHEKVPPNKMECHNKTKVTKKLSTEKLPQNTEILFPIKLNDIYGIHGSESKEEPNKLKKERIKGSTSKNKQDDPVKVNPKNSFSNTGCRLAYELALVKRNNELDGKYAAENDPSWTKQTVSAKLKQKNKEEYWNSVKKKWEGFPHNLLNNENTNNHDPPLINDNSVGNYRLSTKYPRIFKPLVINNVFDLFDLVKKEKSNPISTNHMNPIDGIQNKFINNALSSENVELKSVKSKMKDEEIKNYRYSCDYVKYNSDTTVIKRSSLKEYIKKQENSASKFFKSEPSKNISYKIFETEPKIHLYDTPRENPPPLRKTHVKLKNTEESYKYNDDFYKKSSITQSCPFFNRSNSPSSISDESEQGRHQDIDTLVRKSSLSQSASRLAYDAVISKIVEEENRIKDMSKKLFKKSKNKKFLRLRSVDTNEPLWLRIAKKWNVVSDSRVLDDSFKFNPSLTYDPKNL; this is encoded by the exons atgtttAAACTGTTGAACCTGTTTATTCCTATACCAATCATATCG ATTTCATCTCAAGCCCTTAAAAAGCTTAAAACAGTATGCACACAAACGAAAAATGTTTGTGCTCTATTCACAAGAAACATAGAGtcatggaaaaatatatttatgccCAGAGTTCAAACATACAATACTCCTACTAAGGGATGCGGaaatttcttagactttttcaGAATGTCAACTATCTGCAATAATATTAGGGCGAATGAAAGTTCTATGGAAcctcaaaaaattatgattggGAAGAATCTTGAAACAG GTAGCTGTTGTTTATCTAGCAAGGGAAGACTGAGACccgttataaaaatattgagaaatttcGATAGGTCATCATCTCCACTTCGATCAGATGTTCCAACAAAGAGAAAATTACAACAATTAGATGGAGAttgttttttatctatcttAGAAATACCAAAACCCacgaaaatgagaaaatatcg GGAATACTCtacaaaatcattatttgaaaCATCTAGTGAAAAAAGCAAGAACAGTATATCAAAAGTGTATTCTATCTCACAAGAAAAACCTAGATATTTTGATTGGCAAAAAAATAGCGAAGGAAATTACCGAAACATCCCTTGGAAGGAAAAAGATTACGATTTGATAGGTAAATGTCTTCAAGTTTATAACCATGAAAAAGTACCTCCAAATAAGATGGAATGTCACAATAAAACGAAAGTGACCAAGAAACTATCTACTGAAAAATTACCTCAGAATACAGAAATATTATTCCCAATAAAACTGAATGATATATATGGGATTCATGGCTCAGAATCCAAAGAAGaaccaaataaattgaaaaaagaaagaatcaAAGGAAGtacttcaaaaaataaacaag acGATCCTGTTAAAGTTAATCCAAAAAATAGTTTCTCAAATACTGGATGTCGGTTGGCATATGAGCTTGCACTTGTTAAACGTAACAACG AATTAGATGGAAAATACGCTGCTGAAAATGATCCATCATGGACTAAACAAACAGTGTCCGCTAAATTGAAGCAGAAAAACAAAGAAGAATATTGGAATTCTGTTAAGAAGAAATGGGAAGGTTTTCCTCATAATCTGTTGAATAACGAGAATACCAATAATCATGATCCTCCCTTGATAAATGATAACTCGGTTGGTAATTATAGACTAAGTACAAAATATCCACGAATTTTCAAGCCACTAGTCATCAATAACGTTTTCGATTTATTTGACCTAGTCAAAAAAG AGAAAAGCAATCCTATATCCACAAATCATATGAACCCAATTGACGgtatacaaaacaaatttattaataatgcGCTATCATCTGAAAACGTTGAACTAAAATCAGTAAAGTCGAAAAtgaaagatgaagaaattaaaaattatcggTATTCATGTGATTATGTTAAGTACAATTCTGACACCACGGTAATCAAAAG ATCTTCATTAAAAGAGTACatcaaaaaacaagaaaattcagcatctaaatttttcaaatcagaaccttcgaaaaatatttcttataaaatatttgaaactgaaccaaaaattcatttatatgatACTCCAAGAGAAAATCCCCCACCACTTCGGAAAACAcatgtgaaattaaaaaacactGAAGAAAGTTACAAGTACAatgatgatttttataaaaaatctagtATCACGCAGAGTTGTCCCTTTTTCAATAGAAGTAATTCACCATCATCGATATCTGATGAAAGTGAACAAG gACGTCATCAGGATATAGATACCTTAGTAAGAAAGTCAAGTTTATCGCAATCTGCAAGTAGATTAGCATATGATGCTGTTATATCCAAAATTGTGGAAG